CGTGTCCCGTGCATGACTTCACACTGACCAGTGTGAAGTCATGCATCTTAAAAACGACTTCTAGaagctgtaatcgattactgaGAGactgtaatcaattacaacGTTATGAAGTCGTGTCCTTTGCACGACTTCAACTATCTAGGCAAAAATGttcttggtaatcgattacatccctgttataatcgattacatccCTGTTATAATCAATTACCAACAGGTTGAATGTAGTAAAAGTTCCTgataatcgcttaccagtgtgTGTAATGGACAAAAAGTccctgataatcgattacaagttagtggtaatcaattacaagctagtgataatcgattaccagagtgtTGGAATCTTGAAAGACATTTTATTTGTGTTGTAGAGTATCATTAGAggttatatataagttatatatgtgtaatttattaatttttgtaaggACTTGGTTAGTTATGACATTGTGATGTATTGTTATGTTTAGGaagagtaattttttaaaatgaaattcgtgtttttccactggtaatcgattacaaccttcatgtaatcgattacacatgCACCTAAGTGTCTATCTTGCTCTTTCTCACAACACCGCACTCATAAAAACCAATTTTGTGGACACCCTTATACCTTTAAACCACTACTAAGTTCAGCCACAACTCCTTcgtcatcaaaatcaaacaaccaaGTGATGGtccttcaaataatttctccaAATGAGGTCCAACCCCTCAATTGGGAGCTGTGTTTTCAGGGCATGGGAGCAGCGatgaacttttggtacaaattcgtgtttttccactggtaatcgattacaaccttcatgtaatcgattacacatgCACCTAAGTGCCTATCTTGCTCTTTCTCATAACACCACTTGGAAGCACtcataaaaacccaattttgtgGACACCCTTATACCTTTAAACCACTACTAAGTTCAGCCACAACTCCTTcgtcatcaaaatcaaacaaccaaGTGATGGtccttcaaataatttctccaAATGAGGTCCAACCCCTCAATTGGGAGCTGTGTTTTCAGGGCATGGGAGCAGCGATGAACTTTCGGTACAAATTCGTGTTTTtccactggtaatcgattacaaccttCATGTAATCNATTACACAAGCACCTAAGTGCCTATCTTGCTCTTTCTCACAACACCACTTGGAAGCACtcataaaaacccaattttgtgGACACCCTTATACCTTCCAACCACTACTAAGTTCACCCTTATACCTTATGAGAGGAAGAGGCAGTGACTTTTCTGGATTTTTGGATTAAATTAGGGTTttctatattttcaattttagggCTTTATGATGAGAGGGTATTACCTCTAAGATGAAGAAACTCTATGACCAACAACGCTAAAGCCAGGGGAGTGACGCTGAGATGGACTGATGGCGAGAAGGAGTGATGGCGAGATGCGACTTCGTTGACGGAGCAAGAAGTTTCGAATGGAGAATGGAAGTGGTGAGAGACTTTCGTGGAGAGAGATATTTTCCTTGGCGGGAATAGAATTCATTTTCAGAAACCCCTTTCCACAAATGTCCTGCTcacgttttttctttttaaaatattcaattgaaACAGCGAATGAAAACACGCCAACTGTGGttgtaaaaaatgttgtcaaattcAGGTTGTTGAAGAAACATTTTCCAATAACTAAATCTATACAAAAAGAGAGTTTTTTTGGTGTACTActattcttcaattttatctttaataagatttttttatatcattatataaaagaaattcacaTTTGCATATACACATCTTATTTTCCAATATTacctttaataaatatattttttaaaattaaaataactatcttACCAATTCTTTTTAAGtgattgtattttaaaatttaattattattatttttttttactttttaaatattactttaactttttttttctaatattttaagtGACCGTTTTTCTAACTTGATACTCTTTAAAACTAagataactatttataataaaaaggtttaatgcctattttggtccctcctttgggagggtttgttcaaagtggtccctcctttttttcaaaagttcactttagtcctactTTTCGCAAAAACGGTTTAAGTTGGTCCTTTTTTATAACGGCGTTAAATTCACTAAtggcagagctgccaggtgtgtaatgtttgatgatgtggcattgtaatttgttttaaaaaaatatataatgatgatgtgtaaatgaatataattaaggTTGGGAATTAATTCTGACTATCCCTAATTACTCTCTCAACACACATTTGGGGTAATTAATTATGACTATCCCTAATTAATCTCAAATTGGGAATTTCCATTCTCAAAAATCAAATGcagaaacctttcttcttccttgtgcCGCCACCCTCATGGCCACTAACGTCAGCCGCCGTAGAAACCATCACAAAAATCcaatctaaaaatgaaaatctcaACCCCTCCAATTGCAACaccagaaaaatcaagaataaaaatcctaaaagaagaatttccaatttcaaaaaccctaaaatcaaaccCCTAAGTTCCCAATTTTTGACCCAAATTTACGATTTCAATTGGGATTTGAAATCTTCCCTATGCGGAGGCGCTGCTCGCAGATTGGAGAATGTCGCGTTTAGGGTTTCGCTCTCACAATGAGGATGCGAGGAAGGAGATGGTTTCACGTTTCTgggttttgtttggtttctggTTTTCTGCGTTTCAGGTTGAGACGCGAGGAGTTTCGCGTGATGAAGATGGTAATTCTGCAGATGCCATGGAGGAGGTTTTGTTGTGTTCGGTGGCTTGAACAAGCAAAAGCAATGGCGGCACGGTGATGATGCGATGGTGGACTGGGTGGCATTCTGCGTCATGGCGGAGTTTGTCTGAGTTTTAGGTGATAAACGAGAACGATGGTAGTGGTGTTGTGTTTGGGAGATTGAGAGAGTGGTGGTGGAGGCGTGTTAATCCGTTGGGAGGACGACTCTGCAGTGGAGATTTGCGTTTCTGGCAAGGAAGATGGAGGCCGAGGGAGATGGTTATTTTGGCGAGAGACTTTCGGAGGCGGCAGCGCGCCGGGAGGCAAACCTCTCtggtggtccctcctttttttaatccaaccctaattatattcatttacatgtcatcattatatattttttttaaaacaaattacaatgtcacatcatcaaacattacacacctggcagctctgccgttagtgaacttaacgccgttaccaaaaaggaccaatttaaacagtttttgcgaaaggtagaactaaagtgaacttttgaaaaaaaggagggaccactttgaacaaaccctcccaaaggagggaccaaaataggtattaaacctaataaaaaatacttataaaattagaaaaatgttttttattataaaagttatttatttttatttataattataattttattactttttactatcatacaaaaaaataaaaattgaacagaaataataaataaaaaacaaatgagGGTTAGTTGAAGATGTGTTAGCGTGTTCTGTCTTGGCACCGAAATCAGAAGATGTGGCGCACCTTCGACAGCACCACCCTGAGAGCCTTGCGCCATAGttccttcctcttctcttcttcttcttcttcttcttcattttcttcttctttactcACCAGCATTTGTTGCTCCTCTTCGTTCACCACTCTCGCCACAATCATCACCCATCCTCACTCTCACTCTTTTACCCCAACATCCCGCGTTTCCTTCACCGACTCGCGCCACTTTGCCGTCCCCGCTCCGCGATGCATTTCGTCGCACCCCACCCTCGACTGGAACGACGCCGTTTCCTGCTCCGAGGTCGACGCGGAAAGCCGTGATGACGGAACCGTCGACCAAGATACCAAGCCTTGTATTCCCGTCAGAGCCTTCTTCTTCTCTACTAGGTATTTACCGTTCCcctctcttcatcttcttttacTCCAATCATTTCCCAAATTCTTAGTATGAATCGTTACTAAttcacttatattttatttttcgtgtAATTTGAAGTTGAGAAACAATGTTAATGTTAAGGAAGAGCGTGGAGGACTGGTTAATTGGTCTGGGTTCTTCATAGTTGCAATCTTGGTTACCattattattcttattgttATCActagaaaaaagaaatgctAGTCCTTTTAGActcaaatataacaaaaaaagagGTGATGATTGGTGGActtttatatacataaatttcAATTCCCTAAactgtattttatttattgtatgaaaaCAAGAATAGTAAAGGAACTTTAATGCTATTTTTATCAATGTGATAGTTAGTTGTTAATTTTGCTTATGATTATTTAGTCTTGAGCTAGTATGGAGTTTTATCTGTTATTCAATTGCAAACCTAAGATGGACTTTACTCTAGCTACCTTAAAGTCATATCAACATTGATGTGTAATTGTATGGCAATATAAGAGTGTTTTTTGCATTACCTATGCATAGTCAAATTTCGGGGACCAAAAACATagtcaagtaaaaaaaaatagttggcTGCATCAGTATGTTCCTGCAGTGGCTTCAGAATGTCTGCAATTGTTTTAGAGTCTTGATTAGTTCTTTAGGTTAATTCAATGGGTTATCATTGAAGACTATAATATTGTGCCCCACCCTTCTCATTCACAAATGTAGTTCTGAATTTTGTAATATGCAGTAACTACAAGTGACTTCATTCTTGAATAATTTTGgcatttatttcttaaatgtgAAAATTATGCCTTCACTGCCCCAGGACAATGGTCATTGTTAATTCTCACGAACTATGCTTGAAGAGTTTTAGTTGTAGTTAAATAACTACTCTGGATATCAAGGTTGTCTGCCTCTCAAGAAGTATGATCTTGTGTGTGTTCTTctaattttgttgttattaGAAAGCTATCATTTATTTTTGAGATAAATGGGTAACTAAGAATGTCTTCTCCagttatttgttaaattcaTGAACTGTTACAGAGAAATATTGCAGATTTTTCAAGTAGGATAACTTAATGTTGCTGCCTGCTTGACAGCTTGTTGTTGTTTCATACTATATATGTATATcaatattgatttattttgtctctttcatttctttgaaTTTAGTGTTGATTTAAAAAGCTTGGTGGAACAGAACAAACCAAACTTTGTGCCGCCATCATCACGGATGACTAATTATATTGTTCTTAAGTTTGGTGATATATGTCATTTGAAGGTATGTGGCtcttgtgtttttgttgtgtccattttgtattaattgtttACCCATGTTCTGCCTTATTTTCcttgtttataatttatcattattgGAGGTATGGTATCTAGTATCTAGGTAATACATATCCTGTATGTTAGGAATGATAAGTGTTTGAGGATATAATTCCAGAAAAGTTTACAAGTTTTAAGAACATGATTCAAAGTAGTTAATGCACACAAGTGCTTTtcaatttactttgattttacTTGGTGGAAAGATAAATGGTGAAATTGTGACCTCAGCTACTATTGACTGactattgtttattttttcttgtctttAATGTTTATACCCTTTCATATAAAAAACATCATGTGACTAGACTCATGCCAGTTGAGTATTATTCAAATCCCTCTACAACGAGGTTCAGGATAGAATTTGAAGTTGGAGAAGCCATCTTTGTTCTAACATATTCAAATACTAACAATACATGTTTACGTTGTATTAAGTCAAATTGATTCCACTTCTTTGTATCCCTTTTCCAATTATAGATCACTGTTCTTATGTTACAAAGCATTCATGCTCGGGAGGATCAAGTGTATTGTGTTCCTTCTAAAGTGTTTTATTAACATTTGAAGTCATAAGATCAATGATAGTAACTGCAAACTACCTTTTTAGGGTTCGGGTTCTTTCTTGAGTGGAAGCAATGGCTGTTACATGGTGGTTTTTCAGTATGGTTCCATTGTATTGTTTAATGTTGCTGAGCACGAGGTAGATGACTATTTGAAAATTGTTAAGAAGCATGCATCTGGTCTGCTTCCAGAAATGAGAAAGGATGGTGAGTTCTGATATCCATTttgtatttacttttaaaatttaaaatataatgcatAGATTTTGATCTGTGTTATGAATTGTGAAATATGGAAAATGGCAGAGAGTCAAAAAGCTACCACGTGAAATACCAGAAATGTTGCAGATAGCAAAGCAGTTGAAATACAACACACACATGTATCAGATGAGAACCGTGTCATTTTGTGAATTGAAAACTGTAAATATAGGCCATTAGATCATATTTAAATGGTcaatattgaaagaaaatgcACATATCTTATTTTAAGTGGTCATGTAAccattaaataacttttaaggTTGATCATCcatgtatgtttatatatatatatatatatatatatatggtaacGAAAATATGACTTTTATTACAAGGGAGCATGGTAGTTGAATCAAGATACAAATGATGTATCTGAGAGGTTATTTTTTGAATTGTGAATGGTAATATtggtaaatttgtatttaacaCAATCGCATGCCTAAGCTTAGTCCCTTTTTTCTTGAAACTTGTTGGAAAAGCATGTAGACTGTGCCCATATTTTGCTGTATTAGCTTGGAATTTGTGATCCATGAACTGGTGGATTCAAGCAGTATTTTTTTGTACACATGAGAAAATCAACTATTATCATAGCGTGTAT
This genomic interval from Vigna radiata var. radiata cultivar VC1973A chromosome 8, Vradiata_ver6, whole genome shotgun sequence contains the following:
- the LOC106772741 gene encoding uncharacterized protein LOC106772741, whose amino-acid sequence is MWRTFDSTTLRALRHSSFLFSSSSSSSSFSSSLLTSICCSSSFTTLATIITHPHSHSFTPTSRVSFTDSRHFAVPAPRCISSHPTLDWNDAVSCSEVDAESRDDGTVDQDTKPCIPVRAFFFSTSVDLKSLVEQNKPNFVPPSSRMTNYIVLKFGDICHLKGSGSFLSGSNGCYMVVFQYGSIVLFNVAEHEVDDYLKIVKKHASGLLPEMRKDEYEVREKPSLSTWMQGGLDYIMLQYLNIDGIRTIGSVLGQSIALDYYGRQVDGMVAEFTDINREMEATGKFKMQRKKLFQLVGKANSNLADVILKLGLFERSDIAWKDAKYAQIWEYLRDEFELTQRFASLDFKLKFVEHNIRFLQEILQNRKSDFLEWLIIALIGAEILLSLYDIVQRSGMKF